One Novipirellula artificiosorum DNA segment encodes these proteins:
- a CDS encoding vWA domain-containing protein: MNFAYPWLLLLTSVPIALTLRWRQQPRSLSVPSLRQWDDNGQGRARYLWVPPTLRVVGLTLLILALARPQADSTHSTHVSEGIAIELLVDVSSSMSMDMKLAEGESHSRIDVAKKLVERFIAGDGRHLHGRDGDLLGLITFARYADTRSPLTLGHDALLELVRNLEIQERPNEDGTGYGDALAIAAARLKQLDDPEIRQMQSLEGEITSRVIILLTDGENNSGQHMPVEAAGLAKEWGCRVYCISLGDRPREFSGQVIESTQLTEAERVLKHISLETGGVFRTAFDFDSLLAVYAEIDQLERSRVATRGFTQIAEWFWLPLAAAIFVFFSALLVEATWLRAVP; this comes from the coding sequence TTGAATTTCGCCTATCCTTGGCTGCTGCTGCTCACGTCGGTTCCGATTGCATTGACTCTACGATGGCGTCAACAACCTAGAAGTCTATCGGTGCCATCGCTCAGACAATGGGACGATAATGGCCAGGGTCGAGCACGTTACCTTTGGGTTCCGCCAACACTTCGCGTGGTTGGCTTGACACTGCTGATTCTTGCACTTGCACGTCCCCAGGCGGATTCGACGCATTCGACTCATGTCTCCGAAGGGATCGCCATTGAGTTGCTGGTCGATGTATCGAGCAGCATGAGCATGGACATGAAACTGGCCGAGGGTGAGTCGCACAGTCGCATTGATGTTGCCAAGAAACTCGTTGAGCGGTTCATCGCCGGCGATGGCCGACATTTGCATGGGCGTGACGGGGACCTGTTAGGGTTGATCACGTTCGCACGCTATGCCGATACGCGAAGCCCACTCACCTTGGGGCATGATGCGTTGTTAGAGCTAGTCCGAAACCTTGAAATCCAGGAGCGTCCGAATGAAGATGGCACCGGTTACGGTGACGCCTTGGCGATCGCCGCTGCTCGGCTGAAACAACTCGATGACCCCGAGATTCGGCAAATGCAGTCGTTGGAGGGCGAGATAACGAGCCGCGTGATCATCCTGCTGACCGATGGCGAAAACAATTCGGGCCAACACATGCCTGTCGAAGCGGCGGGACTCGCGAAAGAGTGGGGATGCCGTGTCTATTGCATCAGCCTTGGTGATCGTCCACGCGAGTTTTCGGGCCAGGTCATCGAATCCACGCAATTAACGGAAGCGGAACGAGTGCTCAAGCATATTAGTCTCGAAACGGGCGGAGTGTTTCGAACCGCCTTCGATTTTGATTCACTGCTGGCGGTCTATGCTGAAATCGATCAACTCGAACGTTCCCGGGTTGCGACTCGCGGCTTCACTCAAATTGCTGAATGGTTTTGGCTCCCACTGGCCGCTGCAATTTTTGTTTTCTTCTCCGCCCTATTGGTCGAAGCGACCTGGTTGAGGGCAGTACCATGA
- a CDS encoding AAA family ATPase, whose protein sequence is MGTQVINCGEKLDQVRGEIGQLVVGQTTLIDRLLLALLCDGHVLLEGVPGIAKTLTVNSLAKAIHADFSRIQFTPDLLPSDLTGTLVYDPRNHSFSPEKGPVFANLLLADEVNRSPAKVQSALLEAMQEKQVTLGKETFNLPLPFLVLATQNPIEQEGTYALPEAQVDRFMFKLKIGYPSMDDELQIMQRMATTKAAYEINPVLTLDELMQMREALESTFLDEKIERYIVRLVDCTRHPNHYGMDIDRYLRFGASPRASIYLSLAARGNALMQKRDYTVPQDVKDVAHDVLRHRLAISYRAEAESITSDDLLEQMLSTVPVATS, encoded by the coding sequence ATGGGAACGCAAGTGATCAACTGCGGTGAAAAACTGGATCAGGTGCGAGGCGAGATCGGGCAGTTGGTCGTCGGTCAAACGACGCTGATTGACCGTTTGCTGCTGGCCCTCCTTTGCGATGGCCATGTGCTCTTGGAAGGCGTCCCCGGAATCGCCAAGACACTGACCGTGAATAGTCTCGCCAAGGCAATTCATGCCGACTTTAGTCGCATCCAGTTTACGCCTGACCTCTTGCCGAGTGATCTCACTGGCACCTTGGTCTATGATCCTCGCAATCACTCCTTCAGCCCTGAAAAGGGGCCTGTGTTCGCTAACTTGCTGTTGGCCGACGAAGTGAATCGCTCTCCGGCAAAAGTCCAGTCGGCTCTGTTGGAGGCGATGCAAGAAAAACAGGTTACACTTGGCAAGGAGACCTTCAATCTTCCCTTGCCGTTCCTTGTGCTTGCCACACAGAATCCGATTGAACAGGAAGGCACCTACGCGCTACCCGAAGCGCAGGTCGATCGGTTCATGTTCAAATTAAAGATCGGTTATCCGTCGATGGATGACGAACTGCAAATCATGCAGCGGATGGCGACGACCAAGGCGGCTTACGAGATCAATCCGGTCCTTACGCTCGATGAATTGATGCAGATGCGTGAAGCGTTGGAGTCGACGTTTCTGGACGAGAAGATCGAGCGGTATATCGTTCGCTTGGTCGACTGTACACGACACCCCAATCACTATGGCATGGACATTGATCGGTACCTGCGTTTCGGTGCGTCCCCACGAGCTTCGATTTATCTTTCTCTGGCGGCACGAGGCAACGCGCTGATGCAGAAACGCGACTACACCGTCCCTCAAGATGTGAAGGATGTCGCACACGATGTGCTTCGCCATCGGTTGGCAATTTCCTATCGCGCCGAGGCGGAGTCGATCACGTCGGACGACTTACTCGAACAAATGTTATCGACCGTCCCGGTGGCGACGTCATGA
- a CDS encoding DUF58 domain-containing protein, which produces MIQDAVTQLSLLELRCRRPVEHLLSGEYRSVFRGQGIEFEDVRQYQPGDDVRAMDWKVTARTGEPHIRRYIEQREQFLYLLVDLSSSILTASNGRKRALIAELGSLLTMAALRNNDRVSLILFTDCVELMIPPGKGTSQGLRIMDALLNFRPQGHETRFSNVLSHFGHLARKRSIAFVLSDFFAADYLEELRALAHRHDMNAVNVLDPPSQASSSTELVFLQDAESGENRHIDLRKHHCRDQSHHLTLQEEMLQSGVDLMEIAVGEDCVTALTSFFRSRQRRVADETGG; this is translated from the coding sequence ATGATCCAAGACGCGGTTACACAACTTTCGCTACTCGAACTGCGGTGTCGTCGACCCGTCGAGCACTTGCTCTCTGGTGAATACCGCAGTGTGTTTCGCGGTCAGGGGATCGAGTTTGAAGATGTGCGGCAATATCAACCGGGCGACGATGTTCGTGCGATGGATTGGAAGGTGACCGCGCGCACGGGCGAGCCTCACATCCGCAGGTACATCGAGCAACGCGAGCAATTCCTCTATCTGCTGGTCGACCTTTCATCTTCGATCCTGACGGCATCGAATGGTCGAAAACGAGCCCTGATCGCGGAACTTGGTTCGCTATTGACCATGGCTGCGCTAAGAAACAACGACCGGGTCAGCTTGATTCTCTTTACGGATTGCGTCGAGTTGATGATCCCGCCTGGCAAAGGCACATCACAGGGATTGCGGATCATGGACGCGCTGCTGAATTTTCGCCCGCAAGGACACGAAACACGGTTTTCAAATGTGTTGTCCCACTTCGGACATCTTGCTCGTAAGCGTTCGATTGCGTTCGTTTTGTCCGATTTCTTTGCTGCTGACTATCTCGAAGAGCTACGAGCCTTGGCGCACCGACACGACATGAACGCTGTGAACGTGCTCGACCCTCCAAGCCAAGCGTCATCGAGCACGGAACTCGTCTTTCTGCAAGATGCCGAATCGGGCGAGAATCGGCATATTGACTTGCGGAAACATCATTGTCGGGACCAGAGTCACCATCTGACACTTCAGGAGGAAATGTTGCAGAGCGGAGTGGACTTGATGGAGATTGCAGTGGGAGAAGATTGTGTGACCGCGCTGACGAGTTTCTTTCGATCCCGCCAACGACGTGTGGCGGACGAGACAGGAGGGTGA
- a CDS encoding arylsulfatase, with amino-acid sequence MKTNRISTFLVLTAGILAGLAVFQAAQAQTTKNPNILVIWGDDIGTENISYYNRGMMGYQTPNIDRIAQEGVFFTDYYGQQSCTAGRAAFINGSVPVRTGMTKVGIPGAPEGWQETDVTMATVMKSLGYATGQFGKNHQGDRDEHLPTMHGFDEFLGNLYHLNAEEEPENEDYPSDLVLPSGKTFKQVFGPRGVLRCKADGKGGQTIEDTGPLTKKRMETIDEETIAAAKEFITRQTKAGKPFFCWWNGTRMHFRTHVKAEHRHKGNDEYTDGMIEHDMQVGQLLTLLDELGIADNTIVQYSTDNGPHYNTWPDAGTTPFRSEKNSNWEGAYRVPCFIKWPGHFPAGEVRNGIVSHEDWLPTFAAAGGNADIVEQLKKGVELNGRPYRNFIDGANQIDYISGKTDQSPRKQFMYVNDDGQIVAMRYQDWKAVFLENRGQAFEVWREPFTELRVPLLFNLRRDPFEKSQHNSNTYNDWFLDRVYILGPMQRVAGQFLMTMKEYPPSQAPGSFNLEGIQKKIEASMGGR; translated from the coding sequence ATGAAGACGAACAGAATCTCGACCTTTCTCGTGCTGACGGCTGGCATCCTCGCCGGCTTGGCAGTGTTCCAGGCGGCTCAAGCCCAAACCACGAAGAATCCCAACATCCTCGTCATCTGGGGGGACGACATCGGTACGGAGAACATCAGCTACTACAACCGCGGCATGATGGGCTACCAGACGCCCAACATTGACCGCATCGCTCAGGAAGGTGTTTTCTTTACCGACTATTACGGCCAGCAATCTTGCACCGCCGGCCGCGCCGCCTTCATCAACGGCTCCGTCCCGGTCCGCACCGGCATGACCAAAGTCGGCATCCCCGGCGCGCCCGAGGGCTGGCAAGAAACCGACGTCACGATGGCCACGGTAATGAAGAGCCTCGGCTACGCCACTGGCCAGTTTGGAAAAAACCATCAGGGCGACCGCGACGAGCACCTGCCCACCATGCACGGATTCGACGAGTTCCTGGGAAACCTGTATCACCTTAACGCCGAGGAAGAGCCCGAGAACGAGGACTACCCCAGCGACTTGGTTTTGCCCAGCGGTAAGACCTTTAAACAAGTCTTCGGACCGCGCGGTGTGCTGCGTTGCAAAGCGGACGGCAAGGGCGGCCAGACGATTGAAGACACCGGCCCGCTGACCAAAAAACGAATGGAAACCATCGACGAAGAAACCATCGCTGCCGCCAAAGAATTTATCACCCGTCAAACCAAGGCCGGCAAGCCATTCTTCTGCTGGTGGAATGGTACCCGCATGCATTTCCGCACCCACGTCAAAGCCGAGCACCGTCACAAGGGCAATGACGAATACACCGACGGCATGATTGAGCACGATATGCAAGTCGGCCAGCTTCTAACGCTACTTGATGAACTCGGTATCGCTGACAACACCATCGTTCAGTACTCAACCGACAACGGCCCGCACTACAACACTTGGCCCGATGCTGGGACCACTCCTTTCCGCAGCGAGAAGAATTCGAACTGGGAGGGGGCCTACCGGGTTCCATGTTTCATCAAATGGCCCGGCCATTTCCCAGCTGGTGAGGTCCGCAACGGCATTGTCTCTCACGAAGACTGGCTACCTACCTTCGCCGCTGCGGGGGGCAACGCTGACATCGTAGAGCAGTTGAAGAAAGGAGTTGAATTGAACGGTCGCCCTTACAGGAACTTTATTGATGGTGCGAATCAGATCGACTATATCAGCGGTAAGACCGATCAGTCGCCCCGCAAACAGTTCATGTACGTTAACGACGATGGCCAAATCGTTGCCATGCGCTATCAGGATTGGAAAGCTGTCTTCCTTGAAAATCGAGGCCAAGCGTTCGAGGTCTGGCGTGAGCCGTTCACCGAGCTTCGTGTGCCGCTATTGTTCAACCTGCGCCGCGACCCGTTCGAAAAGTCACAGCACAACTCGAACACTTACAACGACTGGTTCCTCGACCGAGTCTACATCCTCGGACCGATGCAGCGAGTCGCTGGCCAGTTTCTGATGACGATGAAGGAGTATCCGCCGAGCCAGGCCCCCGGGTCTTTCAACCTGGAAGGAATCCAAAAGAAGATCGAAGCCTCCATGGGCGGCCGCTAA
- a CDS encoding right-handed parallel beta-helix repeat-containing protein, protein MKAKRQLAIFTMMLIRFAGIANAEYVETMDPNGLTKNAGADYGLVDDNAIANQSDVIQKAIDDIAATGGGRLIVPKGTYRFARVRLQSNVHLLIEKDTVIKPYWPAGEKTVVFDLDSERPTQRKQVTIEHEKVFIENVSIRGLGGRWIIDYSDRQRAKGEGVRGILAKMVRNFLIADLDIKDNYSVYCGITLTPIQTMSETSDWPVSRATDGTVRNCRIFNASPGYGLTQLHGAQSVHFEDLYAEGGVTLRLETGAVGDKTAVYDITGKNIVNENGRCAVMLGPHSAMNGVVKIDGVKSISSAFAVTIGKGGVKEAELKNNPDATDGIFAKGSYVKDIHAVFGKHAQVKTHVFLCIPEEYRNELDLRWENKFFEGPSIGAVRDTTEGHYKVIVEDVTMEDFKYNADKPIMTERDSPSGKWGAAVAKWKSEHGVSNRSDK, encoded by the coding sequence TTGAAAGCCAAAAGACAACTCGCGATTTTCACCATGATGCTGATCCGCTTTGCGGGAATCGCCAATGCTGAATACGTAGAGACCATGGACCCCAATGGGCTGACGAAGAATGCCGGCGCTGATTATGGACTGGTCGATGACAACGCGATAGCCAATCAAAGCGATGTTATTCAGAAAGCAATCGACGACATTGCCGCTACGGGTGGTGGGCGACTGATTGTTCCCAAGGGAACCTATCGTTTCGCACGTGTCCGTCTCCAATCAAACGTGCATCTGCTGATCGAAAAGGACACCGTCATCAAACCGTATTGGCCTGCGGGCGAAAAGACGGTCGTCTTTGACCTGGACTCCGAACGTCCCACCCAAAGGAAGCAGGTAACGATAGAGCATGAGAAGGTGTTTATCGAGAACGTCAGTATCCGTGGGCTTGGTGGTCGGTGGATCATTGACTATTCCGACCGACAGCGAGCGAAGGGTGAAGGTGTCCGCGGTATTCTTGCAAAAATGGTGCGAAACTTCCTGATCGCGGATCTCGACATCAAGGACAACTACAGCGTCTATTGCGGCATCACGCTGACGCCAATCCAGACGATGAGCGAGACAAGCGACTGGCCGGTCTCGCGGGCAACCGACGGAACGGTTCGCAACTGTCGCATCTTCAACGCCAGCCCGGGTTATGGGCTGACGCAACTGCACGGCGCACAGTCGGTCCACTTCGAGGATCTGTATGCCGAGGGTGGTGTGACGCTTCGCCTGGAAACCGGAGCGGTGGGAGACAAAACAGCGGTCTATGACATCACCGGCAAGAATATCGTCAATGAGAATGGACGTTGTGCTGTCATGCTTGGCCCGCACAGCGCGATGAACGGTGTCGTTAAGATTGATGGGGTTAAATCCATCAGCAGTGCTTTTGCGGTCACCATCGGGAAGGGCGGAGTGAAGGAAGCCGAGCTGAAGAACAATCCTGATGCGACGGATGGGATTTTCGCGAAAGGTAGCTATGTAAAAGACATTCACGCAGTTTTTGGAAAACATGCGCAAGTGAAGACCCACGTCTTCCTGTGTATTCCAGAAGAATACCGCAACGAACTCGATCTGAGATGGGAGAACAAGTTCTTTGAGGGGCCCTCGATTGGCGCAGTGAGGGACACTACCGAAGGTCATTACAAAGTCATCGTTGAGGATGTAACGATGGAGGATTTCAAGTACAACGCGGACAAGCCGATCATGACCGAGAGAGACTCGCCGTCTGGGAAATGGGGGGCTGCCGTGGCTAAATGGAAGTCCGAGCACGGCGTTTCGAATCGGAGTGACAAGTAG
- a CDS encoding sulfatase, with protein MKKLLSFALLVCGLCGTTQALENPNIVLFFVDDLGWNNLGYRNPNLFETPNVDQLANDGIDFQQCYVASPTCSPSRSTLLTGKHPARLNLVRHISGNAKNVKMVYDEQGRASHHLLLSDPAQFPSKNWVDLENVTYAEALKSHGYYNLFVGKWHLGPKEFHPIHQGFDRQIGTTDHGSPSSYYPDYFQDEDVLEEQTEAYLTDKLTDETIHFIDGYDEDQPFMVSMWYYNVHTPNIGRKDLVPRFKGRAGLEGKRAQYAAQVAAVDESVGRIRTALKDKGIDKNTLVIFTSDQGSLYEWEPYRGGKRVDTLCEGGARVPFIVSWPGVTERGVTNNSIIQTTDVLPTLVELVGGNPADYGDLDGVSLFSTLRDNTELQRDKPIYGYRAYEDLYVSVREGDWKLLGYRDGRVSLYNVVDDRSEQDDLANTNPEKVQLLLEKLKAWEVEMDVQQYSGFQ; from the coding sequence ATGAAGAAACTGTTATCCTTCGCGCTGCTTGTTTGTGGCCTTTGTGGCACGACGCAGGCGCTAGAAAATCCAAATATCGTCTTGTTCTTTGTTGACGACCTAGGATGGAACAATCTCGGCTATCGCAATCCGAACCTGTTTGAAACGCCGAATGTCGATCAGCTTGCCAACGATGGGATTGATTTCCAACAATGTTATGTCGCAAGTCCGACCTGTAGTCCGAGTCGTTCCACGCTACTTACCGGTAAGCATCCCGCACGACTAAATCTGGTTCGGCATATCTCGGGCAACGCAAAGAACGTGAAGATGGTCTACGACGAACAGGGTCGCGCCTCGCACCATCTGTTGCTGAGTGATCCCGCACAATTTCCCAGCAAGAACTGGGTGGATCTCGAAAACGTCACTTACGCCGAAGCGTTGAAATCGCACGGTTACTACAACTTGTTTGTCGGTAAGTGGCATCTGGGGCCGAAGGAATTTCATCCGATCCATCAAGGCTTTGACCGTCAAATCGGCACGACGGATCATGGCTCGCCTTCGAGTTACTATCCCGACTACTTCCAAGACGAGGACGTGCTCGAGGAACAGACCGAGGCCTATCTGACAGACAAACTCACCGACGAAACGATCCATTTCATTGATGGTTACGACGAAGACCAGCCGTTCATGGTTTCGATGTGGTACTACAATGTTCACACGCCAAACATTGGTCGGAAGGACTTGGTTCCTCGTTTCAAGGGCCGGGCCGGTCTCGAGGGCAAGCGAGCACAGTACGCCGCACAAGTCGCGGCAGTCGATGAATCGGTTGGTCGCATTCGTACAGCACTCAAAGATAAAGGCATCGACAAGAACACGCTTGTCATCTTTACGTCGGACCAGGGGAGCTTGTACGAGTGGGAACCCTACCGCGGCGGCAAACGGGTAGACACTCTATGCGAAGGGGGTGCGAGAGTACCGTTCATTGTGAGCTGGCCGGGTGTTACCGAGCGTGGCGTGACCAACAACAGCATCATCCAAACGACCGATGTTCTTCCGACGCTGGTTGAGTTAGTCGGAGGAAATCCGGCCGACTACGGAGACCTGGATGGCGTATCGCTGTTTTCTACCCTTCGAGACAACACCGAACTTCAGCGAGACAAGCCAATCTACGGCTACCGCGCCTATGAAGATCTCTACGTTTCGGTACGCGAGGGCGACTGGAAATTGCTTGGTTACCGCGACGGGCGAGTCAGTCTTTACAACGTTGTTGACGATCGATCCGAACAGGATGATTTGGCCAACACGAATCCCGAGAAGGTTCAACTGTTACTGGAAAAACTGAAGGCATGGGAAGTTGAAATGGACGTTCAGCAGTACTCTGGTTTCCAATGA